A region of the Yarrowia lipolytica chromosome 1C, complete sequence genome:
TGATCTGGGCCCGGCGCAGAGTATGCCGAGTACTCGGAATGGTGATGCTGATTGTGGGTGGAGTTGTGGTTGGTGTAGTGTGAGTCAGGGTTGGCTTCTGGAATGGCGATGGAGCTGGGCATGTCATTGTGGGGGTTGTGTGGTATGTGGGTCGAAATGGATCCCGCCTGAGGGTCGTTTTTGCCGTCGTCGTGCCGGAACCCGTCATAGTACGTCTGGGTGTCGTCGGAGTAGCTCCCCCGTGTGTTGTTGTACATTTAAATGCCGTTAGTACCGGAGTATTGGCTTTAGGAGATTCAGGCTCcgtctatatatataaatgtATACGAACAGAAAGACACCCGGCTACTGTCCCCTTTGTGTTTTTCCCcttgtgtgttttttcttttccctGAACAATGCTGGACAAAGAACCCGTGAATGAACCTTATTCCACCACCTTAATCCCCATCTTGCTCAATCTACAAAATCATAACCTTGTGTTGTGCAGATATCACGTTGCTTTTCTCAACATAGCTGGAGCTTAATCCTAAACGGGATGGGAATCAGGTGTCAGGCCGCAAACTCCGATAAAAATAGGCTTTAGAGATGCGTCGTATGAAAATCTCAGATCGCAGAAAATTGCGGATGCCGCAAagaggaggtggtggtggagtcgGCGATCCAGGTTGAGGGGAAATCCAGCGATGGGCCGCCCGTATTTCGCCTTCCCCCGTGGCCGTGGTGACCGCAGCGGGGCCCGGAAAAACAGTTTAATACTCTCGGGATATTAAATATGCATGCAAAGTCTAAAATCTCCAGACGGAAATGCCATAGTGAGGCCAATTCGAGCGCAAGTTGCCAGCAGCGCCCAATGCATGCTGTTTAATTTCCCCTCCCCGCCGCTCcgggtgtttgtgtccatcAAGATTTAATTGGCAGCTCGATAGGCGTATTTTCTTTTCTAGAATCCTGTCCATGCAGCGTCAGGGTTTGGCGTCTGGGTTTGGCCAGCTGCACCTGTCTCGTTTAGACGGGATGCAGGAGCACCGGGTTGCATGGGCAGGAAAAAAGAcaggtcatgtgattgcAGCGGCTTTTGTgttggttgttttttcgtCCCTTTTTTCGCCGTTGTGGTGACAAAACCTCCGTCGTCTGACTAACGCCGGAGGTTGGGCCCTATCCCCGGGCGTGTACAAAGGCCGTATTGCAGCTGTGGGGGCCACGTCGGACGCACGGAAGGTGTGGGGGAGGATATGGGGACTACGAGCCGGCGTTCACGGGACAGAAGGGTGGTGAGTGAGAGGCGCAGGTGGAGGGGTGGAAGGTGGCGTGTCAAAGAgagtggagttggagagtggagttggagagtgAGTTGGAGAATGGAGTCGAGTTAGAGAGTAGAGAGTTGGGGAGTGGAGAGTAGGATGTGTTGAGGAGACGTTTGCGTCAGCATTTTTGTGGACGTTGTGTAGACTTTCTGTGCACGATCGTGTTGACATTTTTGTGGATGCTCAACATTTTTGTGGGCATTCTGCGGACGTTTGGATCTTTGATGTCAAGTGTCCATCTTATCTGGTGGAATACTGTCTAGAATCCTAGTCTGCCATAATCGGCTCCTAATAGTCGATTGTACCTGGAGGATCGCCATTGTTGCTGTATGGAGATGGTTGGTGCCACAGTATCCAACACTTTTGGCACAATACGGCAGAATGAAGACCCTTGGCGCCCATCAAGCCCCCTTTGGAACAATGGAGAGACCCTTGCCAACACTGGGACCGTTGTCAGACCGAGACAGAGTATCAAGTGGGACCAACATGATGGTGAGCTCAGATCATGTTGGTGAGTTCTGATCATGTTGGTGAGTTCTGATCACGTTGGTGAGTTCAGATCATGTTGGTGAGTTCAGATCATGTTCAACATGTTGTAGAGGATGTCCATTCTTCTATAAAACCCCATCGGTCGGTGaatatgtacagtacgatactgtatCCGGGTCCGAAAAAGTTGACCAGATCAAAGTCTTTCTTTATGATGATTGAGTGGAGACGGAGACGTCAGACTAAAGTGTCAACTTtcggtactgtacagtggCATATTGTCGATATTGAAAGTGGCATACTGTCGATACTAGTAGTGGCATACAGTCGACGTGGTTCCATACTGCTGACGTTAGACCCTCTTGATGTCGTTTCacctcatcatcattcaCCGACTCGTGTGGACCTTACTAAGCGTCTCCAAATACAACTCTCCAACATGGTCGAATTGCTTCCAATCACAAGTTTTTAGTGCGCCCCGCTGCATCACGCAATCCCGCTCCATTTCGTCCTTTGAAGGCCCAGTACAGTCTGCATCCTGTAGCCAATCGCGCCTTGTAAATGTGTCTCACACCCTGCAAAACAGACACCCGTAAAAGTGAGACTGGAGAAACTTTTGTGGCAGGCGGTGATTCTAAAGAAACGCTGTCGAATATGACTCATTAGTGTCGGAGATTTCATTCTTCAGACTCAGTCTCACTTTTTTGTCACAGTACGGCGTTTGTTGACAACCATCGGCAAAACGCCGTGCATTGATGCAGGGCTGTTGGACTCTGGAACAGCGCCATGGGTCCACAAAAGGGCGTAATTGACGTCAATTCCGTATAGAGACACTTGCCACAAGTTTACACATTGGTTAATCAACAGTTGCTAACCTTCCACCAACCATCCATCAACTTTCCTCCAACTCTTGTGGGCCGAGAAAGCTCTGCCGTCGCCATGGTACTCAAAATTCCAACCCACAGCCTCAAAAGACGGCAAACAATGACATACCCCGTATTCACCGCATCCTCATATCCCGCGCATCGCCTTCGCATTTCATTACCCACCGAGAATTGCTTTTTCCTCAAGCAGCACGCTCTTTGCAGACAGATGCAGCCACCTGTCAAACTGTTTTAGATGGTTTCACCCTCATTGTCGGACGTGGCCCAGACCAAACTAGACCAGTAGGTACTTGCGGGGGTATATATGATTTCTGAGAGGTTTTTCGACTCCAATATTGTCATTATTTGccattttttcttgttgCAACATGCACACAAACTTTTTctcgattttttttttttttcaaattTTAAAACGGCGATTTTTGTGGTTTGACAGATTCCTGAGAAGGCAATGGAGCCTGAAAACGTTCAAATGGTCTCAAATTGATATTGGAGGCTTGTTTAGTCTTCTCAGAATGACGTTTGGACAGATTGTCGCAATTTTCGGCGGAAAAAAACCCATTTTCCAGACTATATTGTTTCaacctttttttttaccaATCTGCCATCTCCcggtggccaagctggtttAAGGCGCGAGACTGTAATGGTAAAATTGTAATCTTGAGATCGGGCGTTCGACTCGCCCCCGGGAGATTTTTTTGTGTAATTGGGGCCCGAAGTGATACTACAATTGGttgttggtcacgtgatttcgGCAAGTGTATTTATTTACATTTTGCACTCTCTTTACATTTTGCACTGCCTTTTCCTAATTTGTACCTGTTTATTACCAGCTCGGTTTTTTTCCtttatttttcttcttttttttgaggTGTAATTTGTTAAAAAAGCTTGACATTTAGTGGAAACTTCCAACTGCGATCTACAACATTTAAATTAGTCGACGAGAGATACACGAATAGCAACGAGATTCGTTCGGTTGAAACATCACTCGGTACTCGTAATAAACAGTACAGTGACGTACGAGATTAGTCGGTTTGGCAGCAATCAACTGAGACGATCTAGCCAGGAGACATATACGGCAGGATTGTATTCATTCAATTAATGCACGTAGAGAAGGGCGGACAGCGGACAAAGCTGCTTTGGTATGGAGCACTGCAATTGGAGCAAGAGTATGCAATTGAAGGGATTGATTCGAGTATGATCGAGTCGGTGATAGATTGAAGTGAAGGATCCGGAGGGATCTGGCTACAGCATGTTCGGCTCAGTTGTAGTCTGTTGACTCCGGTCTGCATCTACGGTTGTTTTGACAATGTGAACATTCGGAGAATGTTGCCGAATCTCCGACCCGTGGTCCAGGCCGCAGGAACGGTCGATACTCGATTCGAATATAGAGCAAGTATTCTGCTCAGGGCCCTCCCTTCATGTAGTCTGTACCCAGTGCAGACCCTGCAAGATGCTTCCACATATTATAATATGGCTAGGGCGGCGCATAATGTTTCAGTCAGACAAAGAGTAGATGGtgggagagggagagagagggagggagaggagagggagagggagagggaAGCGAGGGTGACTATCGACCTCTTGTGGTGAGTACTTTCATTCGGTTCTTTTCGGAGATACTGGCATGGCAGGGTTGAAGCACTGTCTTACAAGTTGCAACCATGATCCGGTATGGTATTGGTTGAagatgttttgttttgatATGTTTTTTCAGTAAAGCAAGGAGTGAGGATACATAGGACGACAGAATGGGTCAAGATGAAGACAAGAGAtctacaagttcaagttACACAAGGACAAGGCGGTTCTACGCAGAATATGGCGATTGGTACAAGGACAACGGCTCACAGGGACAAGGCAGTTCAGACGGTTCAGACGGTTGAGACGATTCAGACGATTCAGACAGTTCCGACGATTCAACTGGTCCGAACGGTTGGAGAGATCTTCAGGTGGCCGAAATCGGGGCCCCATCTCGGTCCATCGGGTGGTAGAGGACGACCCagaggacgtggaggacGATAAGACAGGACATTAACGAGTTAAGATGAGTGGAAAGTCATCCAGAGCTGTTTGTAGTTCGATTGGATGTTGGAATGCAAGTATCTGACAATCTTACTCTACTCAATTGCTTTGCCCGGACAGAACAACCCGTACAACACAACCGCCCAGTCGCATGGCGCCATGGTACACTGAACAACTCCTGCAACATAAGAAGACTGCCACATACACCGGAGcgtgaaaaaaaaccaccTGATTTGCCCCTCCTGACGCTTGTTTCCAACCTGCAGTGCATTCTTCTCCGTgatcgtactgtactttgtCAGCTGAACAAAGAGTAGAAAACCGCAGCTGGACTTTATGGTGAATcgagtacttgttgaaTCACTCCATCAAGTGATACTCAACCCAGTTCTTCAAATTTTCCCTTCTTTTACGGTTTTTTTCGCAAATTTTTCACCTCGTATTTCGCTCTCCATACCCCCAGCCAAGCCCGACCTCACGTCAACCCCGATATAGCGAAGGGGCAATCACCTCacgctctcaagaagaaccgTGGAGACCGTGGTTCCATACCCGTAGCGGAGTACCTACAGTTCAGAGCTCATCTTATGGTCTTTCCGCATTTGTAGCTATGTATGGGTTCTCCATCTGCTGAGTCAGCATCGTATAATAATGATATAAAAAGCCGCCAACCCATTGCAACAGACGACTCCCCCGCCCACAGTGCTCTCAGAAAGAGGTGGTGTTCATATTGACACCAATTCTACCATTGAGATCCACAAGTAGCCATCCTGTTGGCTCCTTCCCAACTAACATTTCACCTAAACATCAACTAAAAATTTCCATATAGTTAAAGAAAATGAAATGTTCTACAGAGCACCAGTAAAGGGCCAATGTACAAAATCCCTCCAGAGATCACCAACACCTCCCCAGTGATTGTATTCATGCCTTCTACCAACTCCCCCAGACCCCAAAAGGGAAATCAAAGACAGTTGAAACACGAGGCAAAATCACGAGGCATCGTCACGAGCATCAACACGAGGTATCCGAACCTACTTGGACGGTAGAGAGGCGTGAGGCATTGAGAGTTTTCGAACCTGTTCAAACAAATCATGATCGTGCACTCATGgtcgtacaagtaactaCAATTCAGACTACCGCTTGCAATTCAAAAAATCATTATCATAAACATAAATAAGGCGGAGGTTAGACATCGTCTCCAACGATTTAGACATTAATGGTGTTGAGCAGAGGGGAGTAGTTTCTCAGGAGAGTCTTCCAGTTAGTAACGGGCTCTTCACCGTTGACGGGACAGGGCATACATGTCAGGGTCTTGAGGGACTTCATTCGGCCAAAATACAGCACATCCTCCATGACGTCGGCAATCTGAATCGACTGGTTGAAGACAACGGTCTCAACGTTGGGGAAGCCCCAGATTCGTCGCAAGGGGATGGCGTCCTCACAGCCCTCGAATCGAGACAGATCCAGGTGCTTGAGTTTGGGGCACATGATGTTGGGGAGAATTGACTCGCCAAGATTGTAGATCAGAGCAGTGAGGTTGGGCAGCTTGATCTTGTCAAGGGTGTGCTCGCTGAGGGGGGTGGCCGATGAGTAGACGCAGTTCTTGATGGACAGGTActcgagagaagaggagcagGCCATGACGGTGGCTCGGAGCTCCGAGGGTGAGATAGGAGCGTCGTAGAGACCGTCGACGGCAATGTACTTAaggttggaggtggtggggaCAAGTTGAGACTCCTCGTCGGTCACTTCGATGATGGAGGAATCGTCTGCCACACCTCGATAGGAGAGTCGCAGAGTCTCGAGCTTGGAGGAGTTCCAGAAGACCGACAGAGAGAGAACGTCGCCTGAGACCACGAGGTCGAGGTGCTCGAGCTGGGTCATCTTAGAGAAGAGCTGCTTTGCGGCCTTATTGGtgagctggagatggccCGAGAAAGAGGAGATGTTGTGTGCAAAGTTGAAGATTGTCTGAGGAGCGGGGATCTCGGCGGTGTAGTTTctgtggagctggagatggcTGAGGGGCTGGGTGGTTCCTTCGGGGAGGGCGTACGAGACGTACTTTTTGAGGGCCACTTCGTTGAGAGGGGTTCGTCGATCCATGTGGATGCCGGCTTCTCTCCACAAGTCTCCCGAGCcggtgatgatggagtTCCAGTTGCGGGAAACCTGGTGGGAGGCCACAAGGTCGTCGAAGGTGAGACATGAGAAGATAGCGTGGCAGATTTCTGTGGGCAGCACGTCGGTAAAGTCCTGGCGGGTatcgagcttcttggtggCGGAGGACAGCTGGGCGGCAAAGTGAGAGTGGTGGTCCAGGGGGGTCATCATGGCGAGACCGCTCTGGAAGAAGGGTGTGGCCATTCCCGAGGGGAGAGCCGAGGGCATAGCCGAGGAGCAAGCTGATGTCATTTTGGGCTGTGTGTTTCGGTGTGACTAGGCTCGTTTCAGTCTAGTGTTTGGTGTCCGTCAATACTTGTTTAAGAGCAGTTGTCGGTtggttggtggtgtgcGAGTATTGGTGTATGTACACGAAGTTGGCGGAAGAATGAATATGAGTCTACCAGAAGGACTGCAACTGCCTCTGGCTAT
Encoded here:
- a CDS encoding uncharacterized protein (Compare to YALI0C13244g, no similarity), with amino-acid sequence MTSACSSAMPSALPSGMATPFFQSGLAMMTPLDHHSHFAAQLSSATKKLDTRQDFTDVLPTEICHAIFSCLTFDDLVASHQVSRNWNSIITGSGDLWREAGIHMDRRTPLNEVALKKYVSYALPEGTTQPLSHLQLHRNYTAEIPAPQTIFNFAHNISSFSGHLQLTNKAAKQLFSKMTQLEHLDLVVSGDVLSLSVFWNSSKLETLRLSYRGVADDSSIIEVTDEESQLVPTTSNLKYIAVDGLYDAPISPSELRATVMACSSSLEYLSIKNCVYSSATPLSEHTLDKIKLPNLTALIYNLGESILPNIMCPKLKHLDLSRFEGCEDAIPLRRIWGFPNVETVVFNQSIQIADVMEDVLYFGRMKSLKTLTCMPCPVNGEEPVTNWKTLLRNYSPLLNTINV